In Pikeienuella piscinae, the sequence GCCAATGAAAGGCGCCCCCCATGTCACGACCCAAGATCGCGTTGATCGGCGCCGGCCAGATCGGCGGCACGCTCGCCCATCTCGCCGGGCTGAAAGAGCTGGGCGACGTCGTCCTCTTCGATATCGCCGACGGCACGCCGCAAGGGAAAGCGCTCGACATCGCGGAGTCGAGCCCGGTCGACGGATTCGACGCCGCTTTCGCCGGCACGACCGATTACGCCGACCTCGCCGGCGCGGACGTCTGCATCGTCACCGCCGGCGTGCCGCGCAAACCCGGCATGAGCCGCGACGATTTGCTCGGCATCAATCTGAAGGTGATGAAGGCCGTCGGCGAGGGAATCGCCGAACATGCGCCCAACGCCTTCGTGATCTGCATCACCAATCCGCTCGACGCGATGGTCTGGGCGCTGCGGGAGTTTTCCGGCCTGCCGAAGAACATGGTCTGCGGCATGGCGGGCGTGCTCGATTCGGCGCGCTTTCGCTATTTCCTCGCCGAGGAGTTCAAGGTTTCCGTCAAGGACGTGAACGCGTTCGTGCTCGGCGGCCACGGCGACACGATGGTGCCACTGGCCCGGTACTCCACCGTCGGCGGCATTCCGCTCCCTGATCTGGTGAAGATGGGCTGGACCACACAGGACAAGCTCGACACCATCATCCAGCGCACGCGGGATGGCGGCGCCGAGATCGTCGGCCTGCTCAAGACCGGCTCCGCGTTCTACGCCCCGGCGGCGTCCGCGATCGAGATGGCCGAAGCGTATCTGAAGGACCAGAAGCGCGTCCTGCCCTGCGCCGCGCATGTCGAAGGCGCCTATGGGCTCGACGGGTTCTATGTCGGCGTGCCGACGGTGATCGGCGCAAGCGGCGTCGAGAAGGTGATCGAGATCAAGTTCGACAAGGACGAGCAGACGATGTTCGACAATTCCGTGAAAGCGGTGAAGGGTCTGGTCGCCGCCTGCAAGGAAATCGACGGCTCGCTCGCCTGAAGACGCCTGCGGAATCGAAGGGAGACGGCGCGCCTCGCCAGGGCGCGCCGTCTCATTTTTTGGGAGATCGCCGGGGGGGTGGATGCGCCGAACCCCGCCTGGACGCCGACGCCAAACACCGCCCCCGCGGTTTGGACAGATGTTTTTCGCGCGGCTGAGATCGTGCGGGTTCGGGAAAAGATCTGGCGAATTTCGATCGCGAATGTCAGTTCAGGCGAAGTTGTGGTCTGGCGCGGCGAATCCCTCCGCGGCTGAGCGGCCAACGCCTAAAAACCACCCATTCGGGTAGTTTGTGAGAAAAGCCGGCCATTTTGCATTGCGGTCGGCGTGGTGGGGACCTATTCGTGGCCTGCGGCCCGGGACGCGCCCGACGCCGCCCGAAGCAGACCCCGCGCGGGTCGCCGATCTGGGAGCGGAACCTCGCGATGAACATCCACGAATATCAGGCGAAGCAGCTTCTCAAGGAATACGGCGCGCCGGTTTCCGACGGCCGCATCGTGACCCGGGCGGAAGAGGCCAAAACGGCCGCCGGCGGGATGGACGGCCCGATCTGGGTCGTGAAGGCGCAGATCCACGCCGGTGGACGCGGCAAGGGCAAATTCAAGGAAGCGAGCGCCGGTGACAAAGGCGGCGTCCGCATAACGAAATCGGTCGGCGAAGCCGCCGACGAAGCCGAGAAGATGCTCGGTCGCACGCTCGTGACGCACCAGACCGGACCGGCGGGAAAAGAGGTCAACCGCGTCTATATCGAGGACGGCTCGGACATCGACCGGGAACTCTACCTCGCGCTGCTCGTGGATCGGGAAACCTCACGCGTTTCCTTCATCGTCTCCACCGAAGGCGGTATGGACATCGAAAAGGTCGCGGCGGAAACGCCGGAGAAGATCCTGACATTCTCCGTCGATCCCGCCTCCGGCATCCAGCCCTTTCACGGCCGCCGTGTCGCCTTCGCGCTTGGTCTCGAAGGGAAGGCGGTCAAGCAATGCGTCAAGCTGATTGGTCAGCTCTACCAGCTCTTCACCGAGAAGGACTGTTCGCTCCTGGAGATCAACCCGCTGATCGTGAACAAGGCGGGGGACGTCCATTGCCTCGATGCGAAGATGAACTTCGATTCCAACGCGCTCTACCGGCATCCGGAGATCATGGCGCTTCGCGATGAATCCGAGGAGGACGCGAAGGAGCTTCAGGCTTCCAAGTTCGATCTCAATTACATCGCCCTCGACGGCGAGATCGGCTGCATGGTCAACGGCGCCGGTCTTGCGATGGCGACGATGGACATCATCAAGCTCTACGGCTCGGAGCCTGCGAATTTCCTCGATGTCGGCGGCGGCGCCACCAAGGACAAAGTCACGGAGGCGTTCAAGATCATCACCTCCGATCCGCATGTGAAAGGCATTCTCGTCAACATCTTCGGCGGCATCATGCGCTGCGACGTGATCGCCGAGGGCGTCGTCGCCGCGGTGAAGGAAGTCGGTCTGAAGGTGCCGCTGGTCGTCCGGCTCGAAGGGACGAATGTGGAACTCGGGAAGGAGATTATCGCCAAGTCGGGGCTGAACGTCCTATCTGGCGACGATCTTGGCGATGCGGCGGAGAAAATCGTGAAGGCGGTGAGAGGTTAAGAGCGCGGCGCCCTGCGGGGCGTTTTGACGGGGAGGGAAGGACGATGCGGGGTTTCTTCTTTATTCTGGCGCTGACGCCGGGATTGGCCGCGGCTGACGCGGCGCGTGTCGATCAGGGGCTCGACGAAGGTTGCTTCGCCATCGATACGTGGCCGCTTTCGATACCGGTCCACATGGCGGAGCGCCATTACTGGACTTACGATCAGGCGCCCTCGTCGCACGATTTCGAGCTGATCCGGGACGACACCCAGATATTCCTTTCCGTCGGCGACCGGGTCAGCTGCTTCATCGTCGACCCGTTCGCGCCCGCTACGGCGGAAACCATCGAAGCGGCGCTGGAGCGGAAATTTTCGGGGGCGTGGTCGCGGAGCGGCGACGTCTGGATGGTGGACGGCGCGAGGCCGTTGACCGTCAGGCTGACAAACACCGAACGCGGCGCAGGAATCGCCGTGGAAACCGGTTCTTGAAGGACAGAGCATGGCCGTACTCGTCGATGAAAACACCAAGGTGATCTGTCAGGGCCTGACCGGCTCGCAGGGCACGTTCCATTCCGAGCAAGCGATCGCTTACGGCACGAAGATGGTCGGCGGGGTGACGCCCGGAAAAGGCGGATCCACGCATATTGGCCTGCCGGTCTTCGATACCGTGGTCGGCGCGCGCGAGGCGACGGGAGCGACGGCCTCCGCGATCTACGTGCCGCCGCCCTTCGCGGCGGACGCGATCCTCGAGGCGATCGACGCCGAGATGGAGCTGATCGTCTGCATCACCGAAGGCATCCCGGTGATGGACATGATGAAGGTCAAGCGCG encodes:
- the mdh gene encoding malate dehydrogenase: MSRPKIALIGAGQIGGTLAHLAGLKELGDVVLFDIADGTPQGKALDIAESSPVDGFDAAFAGTTDYADLAGADVCIVTAGVPRKPGMSRDDLLGINLKVMKAVGEGIAEHAPNAFVICITNPLDAMVWALREFSGLPKNMVCGMAGVLDSARFRYFLAEEFKVSVKDVNAFVLGGHGDTMVPLARYSTVGGIPLPDLVKMGWTTQDKLDTIIQRTRDGGAEIVGLLKTGSAFYAPAASAIEMAEAYLKDQKRVLPCAAHVEGAYGLDGFYVGVPTVIGASGVEKVIEIKFDKDEQTMFDNSVKAVKGLVAACKEIDGSLA
- the sucC gene encoding ADP-forming succinate--CoA ligase subunit beta, giving the protein MNIHEYQAKQLLKEYGAPVSDGRIVTRAEEAKTAAGGMDGPIWVVKAQIHAGGRGKGKFKEASAGDKGGVRITKSVGEAADEAEKMLGRTLVTHQTGPAGKEVNRVYIEDGSDIDRELYLALLVDRETSRVSFIVSTEGGMDIEKVAAETPEKILTFSVDPASGIQPFHGRRVAFALGLEGKAVKQCVKLIGQLYQLFTEKDCSLLEINPLIVNKAGDVHCLDAKMNFDSNALYRHPEIMALRDESEEDAKELQASKFDLNYIALDGEIGCMVNGAGLAMATMDIIKLYGSEPANFLDVGGGATKDKVTEAFKIITSDPHVKGILVNIFGGIMRCDVIAEGVVAAVKEVGLKVPLVVRLEGTNVELGKEIIAKSGLNVLSGDDLGDAAEKIVKAVRG